In the Methanobrevibacter boviskoreani JH1 genome, one interval contains:
- a CDS encoding TrkH family potassium uptake protein gives MKFVNKKDIKIISHYLGRVMQALGVAFLVPIIISILYLETNCIIGFAITSALSLIIGTSLNKAFKDTDNIRLKHAMAVSALAWLWASILGAIAMKLILNFPLINGLFENMSTWTGTGLTMFTNVEVLPKSIQFLRSFEGWLGGLGVVIIGIGVLIRSGTAAAKLYKSEARDERIKPSIVNTMQKTIEIYVIYTIFGVVLYLLAGLPPFDAINLCFAMICTGGMSIKNANIGFYNNEIIYIISMIIMILGSISFPVHYKVFKTKGKAILDDVQFKVIILLIVVCTTLIFFSCKILPTDALFMVISATTSTGANCISSNQMMGWNSVGIIILLLLMFIGGSSGSTSGGIKVIRILTTIKGFEKTIMEILSPEGRIFKLKIQNKEITDRNVKESSSYIVIAATLILISWIILIANGYNGLDSLFDVISACGNSGLSSGVTGPDMPIIVKLTLTFDMWLGRLEIIPVLVMLRGTLELFKPSKKQRQFINNIISKVNPYSKKI, from the coding sequence ATGAAATTTGTAAACAAGAAAGACATAAAGATTATAAGCCATTATCTTGGAAGGGTAATGCAAGCATTAGGTGTGGCGTTTCTAGTTCCAATTATTATTTCCATTCTTTACTTAGAAACCAACTGTATAATAGGTTTTGCAATAACAAGTGCTTTATCATTGATAATAGGAACCTCACTTAATAAAGCATTTAAAGATACCGACAATATTAGGTTAAAACATGCAATGGCTGTTTCCGCACTTGCTTGGCTATGGGCCAGTATCTTAGGGGCAATTGCAATGAAGCTTATTTTAAACTTCCCATTGATCAATGGTTTATTTGAAAATATGTCAACCTGGACAGGTACAGGACTTACAATGTTTACAAATGTTGAGGTTTTACCTAAATCAATACAGTTTTTAAGAAGTTTTGAAGGATGGCTTGGAGGTTTAGGAGTTGTAATTATTGGAATAGGAGTACTTATACGTTCCGGTACTGCAGCGGCTAAACTTTATAAATCCGAAGCTAGAGACGAAAGGATAAAACCTAGTATTGTTAACACAATGCAAAAAACCATTGAAATATATGTAATTTATACTATTTTTGGAGTCGTATTATATCTTTTAGCAGGATTACCTCCATTTGATGCAATTAACCTTTGTTTTGCAATGATCTGTACCGGCGGAATGTCAATAAAAAATGCCAATATAGGATTTTACAACAATGAGATCATATATATTATAAGTATGATCATAATGATTCTTGGAAGTATAAGTTTTCCGGTTCATTATAAAGTATTTAAAACAAAAGGAAAAGCTATTCTTGACGATGTTCAATTTAAAGTTATTATATTATTAATAGTAGTATGTACAACCCTTATATTCTTCTCATGCAAGATTCTTCCAACAGATGCATTATTCATGGTAATATCTGCAACAACCTCAACTGGTGCAAATTGTATATCTTCAAATCAAATGATGGGATGGAATAGTGTTGGGATTATTATACTATTACTGTTAATGTTCATAGGGGGTTCAAGTGGATCCACATCAGGTGGTATTAAGGTAATTCGTATACTAACTACAATTAAAGGTTTTGAAAAAACCATTATGGAAATCTTATCTCCCGAAGGTAGAATCTTTAAATTGAAAATACAGAACAAAGAGATAACTGACAGAAACGTTAAAGAATCAAGTTCTTACATAGTAATAGCTGCAACACTAATTTTAATAAGTTGGATAATCCTTATTGCAAATGGATACAATGGATTAGACAGTTTATTTGATGTGATATCCGCATGTGGCAATAGCGGATTAAGCTCAGGAGTTACAGGTCCAGATATGCCCATAATAGTAAAGTTAACCCTTACATTTGACATGTGGCTTGGAAGATTAGAAATCATACCTGTATTGGTAATGTTAAGAGGAACATTAGAACTATTTAAACCAAGCAAAAAACAAAGACAATTCATCAACAACATCATTAGTAAAGTTAATCCATATTCTAAAAAAATATAA
- a CDS encoding potassium channel family protein, translating to MYAVIMGGGRVGLSLASLLIEDGYDITLIENNEVLSNNASVELDALVICGSGTDTKILEEANIQDADFFVATTGNDETNLLSCILVREYGIPKIIARVSNTDHEEAFKKVGIDEVINPERTAAGYLEKIITRPNVADLTAFGQGDAEILDMIITNNKIIGKQIYEVSPDDDYIIIATYENGRLEIPKQDDILTKGEKISILVKRDALKKTEKKFE from the coding sequence ATGTATGCTGTTATTATGGGAGGAGGACGTGTAGGTCTTTCCTTAGCATCTTTGCTTATTGAAGATGGATATGATATTACACTTATTGAAAATAATGAAGTATTATCCAATAATGCATCAGTTGAATTAGACGCATTAGTGATTTGTGGAAGTGGAACTGACACAAAAATATTAGAAGAAGCAAATATTCAAGATGCAGATTTCTTTGTTGCAACAACAGGTAATGATGAAACAAATTTATTAAGTTGCATATTAGTAAGAGAATATGGAATTCCTAAAATTATAGCACGTGTAAGTAATACAGATCACGAAGAGGCATTTAAAAAAGTAGGAATCGATGAGGTAATTAACCCTGAAAGAACAGCTGCAGGTTATCTTGAAAAGATTATCACAAGACCCAATGTTGCAGATTTAACGGCATTTGGTCAGGGAGATGCTGAAATATTAGATATGATTATTACAAACAATAAAATAATTGGTAAACAAATCTATGAAGTTTCTCCAGATGACGATTATATTATCATTGCAACATATGAAAATGGAAGATTAGAAATCCCAAAACAAGATGATATTTTAACTAAGGGAGAGAAAATATCTATTCTTGTAAAAAGAGATGCATTAAAGAAAACAGAAAAGAAATTTGAATAA
- the hjc gene encoding Holliday junction resolvase Hjc: MPKKGSAEERDLVHKLWDRNFAAMRAPASGGATKKPLPDVIAGNGKIYLAIEVKTTVKDKIYVDSPQIEALEEFSNIFGASPYLGVKFKYTKWLFLSPENIQRTKSNNYKVEKNYALEFGLEIDEITHIDKQVKFE, translated from the coding sequence ATGCCTAAGAAAGGTTCTGCAGAAGAAAGAGATTTGGTACATAAATTGTGGGATAGAAATTTTGCGGCAATGAGGGCTCCGGCATCAGGTGGTGCTACAAAGAAACCCTTGCCGGATGTTATTGCTGGAAACGGTAAGATTTATCTTGCAATTGAGGTTAAAACCACTGTTAAAGATAAGATATATGTGGATAGTCCTCAAATTGAAGCATTAGAGGAATTTTCCAATATATTTGGAGCAAGTCCTTATTTAGGTGTAAAGTTTAAATATACTAAATGGCTGTTTTTGAGTCCAGAGAATATTCAAAGAACTAAAAGCAATAATTATAAGGTAGAAAAAAATTATGCTCTTGAGTTTGGTTTGGAAATAGATGAGATAACTCATATCGATAAACAGGTTAAATTTGAATAA
- a CDS encoding radical SAM protein, giving the protein MNENNQINSAEILKQVNKANKITLDNHPNKISLERAIFLSWYCDKGDCAFCYMSTQKDKIRDPTKAKRRIPNILAEAEMCRRLDWNIEFLSGGYKSFKTSEIKDIACKIKDITGNGVWLNTGITKELEEYGNEVIGITGAVEVANPTLHNKICPSKPLNDISQMLDKSKDLGFKRAITIILGLGENLEDIDYLIDYIKDHHIDRVIFYSLNPHKETIYANESQPASLYYAAVVSKIRITFPKIEIICGTWIDNLANIGILILSGANGVTKFPLFKMFGTKYGKRVEEEIKWSGREIKGTFTDKTKLGKDKSDYDEKLSKYIRRYIKESLKNKY; this is encoded by the coding sequence ATGAATGAAAATAATCAGATCAATAGTGCGGAAATATTAAAACAAGTCAATAAAGCCAATAAAATCACTTTGGATAATCATCCTAACAAGATTAGTCTTGAAAGGGCAATATTTTTATCTTGGTATTGTGATAAAGGAGACTGTGCATTCTGTTATATGAGTACACAGAAAGACAAAATTAGAGATCCCACAAAGGCCAAAAGAAGAATTCCCAATATTCTAGCTGAAGCAGAAATGTGTAGAAGATTAGATTGGAATATTGAATTTCTATCCGGAGGATATAAAAGTTTTAAAACCTCAGAAATTAAAGACATTGCATGTAAAATCAAAGACATTACCGGAAATGGCGTTTGGTTAAATACAGGCATTACCAAGGAATTAGAAGAATACGGCAATGAGGTTATTGGAATAACCGGTGCTGTAGAGGTAGCCAACCCAACATTACATAACAAGATATGTCCAAGTAAACCATTAAACGACATTAGTCAGATGTTAGATAAATCTAAAGATTTAGGATTTAAAAGAGCGATAACTATTATTCTAGGATTAGGAGAAAATTTAGAAGATATTGACTATTTAATAGATTATATAAAGGACCACCATATTGACAGGGTAATATTCTACTCATTAAACCCCCATAAAGAAACGATTTATGCAAACGAATCACAGCCAGCATCATTATACTATGCTGCGGTTGTATCAAAAATTAGGATTACCTTTCCAAAAATAGAGATTATCTGTGGAACATGGATTGATAATTTAGCCAATATTGGAATTTTAATATTAAGTGGAGCTAACGGAGTTACTAAATTTCCATTATTTAAAATGTTTGGAACCAAATATGGTAAGAGAGTAGAAGAAGAAATCAAATGGTCAGGTAGAGAAATAAAAGGCACATTTACCGATAAAACTAAATTAGGTAAAGATAAAAGTGATTATGATGAGAAATTAAGCAAATATATTAGAAGATACATTAAGGAATCACTTAAAAATAAATATTAA
- the gatB gene encoding Asp-tRNA(Asn)/Glu-tRNA(Gln) amidotransferase subunit GatB produces the protein MKCGLEIHVQLETKSKLFCNCPTNYKEAPANTNICPVCLNQPGAKPFPTNEKALENALMISLMLNCKIEKGTAYFMRKHYDYPDLPSGYQRTSIPIGYEGELNGVRIREIHMEEDPGQYKPDKGVVDFNRSGIPLIEIVTEPDMHSPEEARNFLNQLIRVLEYSGGARGEGTMRADVNVSIEGGNRVEMKNINSIKGAYKALKFEVVRQKNLMKRGIEIKQETRAYLESQMITVSMRSKENADDYRFIPDPDLPPMKIYDNQIEEIKETMPEAPHNKARRFEEEYGLDKETAKVLTSELDLADAFEEVAKEVDPVFAGNWMREELKRVLTYNKFDFTESGISTEDIVEIINLLQNKEITTKAGQRIVEQMPNNKKSPKEIGEELGLIGIVEEDAVVKAAKQAIDENPKAVNDYKEGQKNSINFLVGQVMRLTKGKADPGETVKILKDLIE, from the coding sequence ATGAAATGTGGACTTGAAATTCACGTACAACTTGAAACTAAATCAAAGTTATTCTGTAATTGCCCTACAAATTATAAAGAGGCACCGGCAAATACCAATATTTGCCCTGTTTGTTTAAATCAGCCAGGAGCTAAACCATTTCCTACAAATGAAAAAGCTTTAGAAAATGCGTTAATGATTTCATTAATGTTAAATTGTAAAATTGAAAAAGGAACAGCTTATTTCATGAGAAAACATTATGACTATCCAGATTTACCTTCAGGATACCAAAGAACCTCTATTCCAATTGGTTATGAAGGAGAGTTAAATGGTGTAAGAATAAGGGAAATACACATGGAAGAGGATCCTGGTCAATACAAACCAGATAAAGGTGTGGTAGATTTTAACCGTTCAGGAATACCTTTAATCGAAATTGTTACAGAACCAGATATGCACTCTCCAGAGGAAGCACGTAACTTCTTAAATCAATTAATCAGAGTATTAGAATATAGTGGTGGAGCTCGTGGTGAAGGTACTATGAGAGCTGATGTAAACGTTTCCATTGAAGGTGGAAACAGGGTTGAAATGAAAAACATCAACTCCATTAAAGGTGCATATAAAGCATTGAAATTTGAAGTAGTAAGACAAAAAAATCTTATGAAAAGAGGAATTGAGATTAAACAAGAAACTAGAGCTTATCTTGAATCCCAAATGATCACTGTATCCATGAGATCAAAAGAGAATGCAGACGATTATAGATTTATTCCAGACCCAGATTTACCACCGATGAAAATCTATGATAATCAAATAGAAGAAATTAAAGAAACAATGCCTGAGGCTCCCCATAATAAAGCTAGAAGATTTGAAGAGGAATATGGATTAGATAAAGAAACTGCTAAAGTTTTAACCTCAGAATTAGATTTAGCTGATGCATTTGAGGAAGTGGCTAAAGAAGTTGATCCTGTATTCGCTGGAAACTGGATGAGAGAAGAACTTAAAAGGGTTTTAACCTACAATAAATTTGATTTTACTGAAAGTGGAATCAGTACTGAGGATATTGTTGAAATCATTAATTTACTCCAAAACAAAGAAATTACCACAAAAGCAGGTCAAAGAATTGTAGAACAAATGCCAAATAATAAAAAATCACCAAAAGAAATTGGTGAAGAATTAGGTTTAATTGGTATTGTTGAAGAGGATGCAGTTGTAAAGGCTGCAAAACAAGCAATAGATGAGAACCCTAAAGCTGTAAATGATTATAAAGAAGGTCAAAAGAACTCTATTAATTTCTTAGTAGGTCAAGTTATGAGACTTACCAAAGGTAAAGCTGACCCTGGTGAAACTGTAAAAATCTTAAAAGATTTAATAGAATAA
- a CDS encoding CBS domain-containing ParB/RepB/Spo0J family partition protein yields the protein MSKKALVKDYMTRNVISVKSNTKCADVIQTMKDTGHDGFPVVNGEGNIVGIVTTFDLLLKDWKETVDEIMSKDVVIAREDMALNDASRVMFRQGISRMPVVNKEGKLSGFLTNTDIVRSHIERSTPSKVNYFKNTLEQLYDTKAKVIQEKVPVDKIRPTQDRIYADELDGRIYELKRGLAEPAIVVHTGDRWILIDGHHRAVASVKLGCKNIDSYVIELKKDIKLGVEKTADKSGIYTLDDIHIIDDDQHPLIAITESIKKSKEKKIVGKKNQ from the coding sequence ATGTCAAAAAAAGCTTTAGTAAAAGATTATATGACACGAAACGTTATAAGTGTTAAATCTAACACTAAATGTGCTGATGTTATTCAAACAATGAAAGATACAGGTCACGACGGTTTTCCAGTAGTAAATGGAGAAGGTAACATTGTAGGAATAGTCACTACCTTCGATTTACTCTTAAAGGATTGGAAAGAAACAGTTGATGAAATAATGTCCAAGGATGTAGTCATTGCAAGGGAAGATATGGCTCTAAACGATGCATCCAGAGTCATGTTTAGACAAGGAATCTCTCGCATGCCTGTTGTCAATAAAGAAGGAAAACTAAGTGGATTCTTAACAAACACAGATATAGTAAGATCACATATTGAAAGATCTACACCTTCCAAGGTCAATTATTTTAAAAATACTTTGGAACAATTATATGATACAAAGGCGAAGGTCATTCAGGAGAAGGTTCCGGTTGACAAGATCAGACCTACCCAAGATAGGATTTATGCTGATGAATTAGACGGAAGAATATATGAACTTAAAAGAGGTTTAGCTGAGCCTGCAATTGTAGTTCATACTGGAGACCGTTGGATTTTGATTGATGGACATCATAGAGCTGTAGCTTCAGTTAAGCTTGGTTGTAAAAACATTGATTCCTATGTTATTGAATTGAAAAAAGACATTAAATTAGGTGTGGAGAAAACAGCCGATAAATCTGGAATCTATACACTTGACGACATACATATAATTGATGATGATCAACATCCATTAATTGCCATCACCGAAAGTATTAAAAAAAGCAAAGAGAAGAAGATTGTTGGTAAAAAAAATCAATGA
- the hisE gene encoding phosphoribosyl-ATP diphosphatase, with protein MTDDKTIREVYKVLESRRDNPIDSYTSNIMRDSDKKAEDKILEKVAEECGEFILASKNDENLVWEATDLIFHTMLLLVYKGVEFDEILDEFARRRH; from the coding sequence ATGACTGATGATAAAACCATAAGAGAAGTTTATAAAGTATTAGAAAGTCGTAGAGACAATCCAATCGACTCCTATACTTCAAACATCATGAGAGACAGTGATAAAAAAGCAGAAGACAAAATATTAGAAAAAGTTGCTGAGGAATGTGGGGAATTCATATTAGCTTCAAAAAATGATGAAAACTTAGTTTGGGAAGCAACTGACCTAATATTTCACACAATGTTACTACTTGTCTACAAAGGCGTAGAATTCGATGAAATCTTAGACGAATTTGCAAGACGTAGACATTAA
- a CDS encoding GNAT family N-acetyltransferase, which yields MIFEEFNPNIHNSRQVAELVFDVDMRVFRRIFRSKEDAINAIEKKLLAKYEYDLKNPDYDSKFNFYVIYHKDIPSKLLGIVLISKGENFNFLDDALFYFKKLKLMQAFGLTLVKFVDKRTLSHINEDDYYLAEIATKTSERCQGIGKSIMQHIIEEAKEQGFKRVVLDVDLKNNKAFKLYESMGFKIFDKKSFKLGRVEKDTYSMEYVFPSNNV from the coding sequence ATGATTTTTGAAGAATTTAATCCTAATATACATAATTCACGTCAGGTTGCAGAATTGGTTTTTGATGTGGATATGAGAGTATTTAGAAGGATATTTAGGAGTAAAGAAGATGCAATAAATGCTATTGAAAAGAAGTTACTTGCTAAATATGAATATGACCTCAAAAATCCTGACTATGATTCTAAGTTTAATTTTTATGTAATTTATCATAAGGATATTCCTTCTAAATTATTAGGTATTGTACTTATATCTAAAGGTGAAAACTTTAATTTTTTAGATGATGCTTTATTCTATTTCAAAAAATTGAAATTAATGCAGGCATTTGGTCTTACTTTAGTTAAATTTGTTGATAAAAGGACTTTATCCCATATTAATGAAGATGATTATTATCTCGCGGAAATCGCAACCAAAACCAGTGAAAGATGTCAGGGTATCGGTAAGTCTATAATGCAACATATCATTGAAGAAGCTAAAGAGCAAGGTTTCAAAAGAGTTGTTCTGGATGTTGATTTAAAAAATAATAAGGCATTTAAATTATATGAATCTATGGGATTTAAAATATTTGATAAAAAATCATTTAAATTAGGTCGTGTAGAAAAAGATACTTACTCTATGGAATACGTTTTTCCATCTAATAATGTTTAA
- the larB gene encoding nickel pincer cofactor biosynthesis protein LarB, translating to MKEILEDFKKGKIGLEEAENLIKSNNILEIDNIAKIDTKRQVRTGFPEAILAETKDYDDLLSIITGYYKDSKMESTLLITRLSNDRYTQLKEDISFLDKDYNLFYNKKARILIISNKNTEDIKPKFKSKVGIITAGTSDIPVAEEAKVILEESGVDVLSSYDVGVAGIHRLFPQIAHMMEENVKILIICAGMEGALPSVIAGLVDIPIIAVPTSIGYGVGFGGRTALDSMLQSCAPGISVVNIDNGFGAAVNVITILQTFEN from the coding sequence ATGAAGGAAATTTTAGAAGATTTTAAAAAGGGAAAGATAGGTTTAGAAGAGGCAGAAAACCTTATCAAATCTAACAATATTCTTGAGATAGATAATATTGCTAAGATTGATACTAAAAGACAGGTTAGAACTGGTTTTCCCGAAGCTATTCTTGCTGAGACTAAAGACTATGATGATCTTTTATCTATTATAACCGGTTATTATAAAGATTCAAAAATGGAGTCAACCCTACTTATTACAAGATTAAGTAATGACAGGTATACTCAATTAAAAGAGGATATCTCATTTTTAGATAAGGATTATAATTTATTCTATAATAAGAAAGCAAGAATCTTAATTATTTCTAATAAAAACACTGAAGATATCAAACCTAAATTTAAGAGCAAGGTTGGTATTATTACTGCGGGAACCTCTGATATACCTGTTGCTGAGGAGGCAAAAGTTATTTTGGAAGAAAGTGGGGTTGATGTATTAAGTTCTTATGATGTAGGTGTTGCCGGAATTCATAGACTGTTTCCACAGATTGCCCACATGATGGAGGAAAATGTTAAGATTTTAATTATATGTGCAGGTATGGAAGGTGCATTACCCTCAGTTATAGCAGGATTGGTGGATATTCCAATTATTGCAGTTCCTACATCTATTGGTTATGGTGTTGGATTTGGTGGAAGAACTGCCCTTGATTCAATGTTACAGTCCTGTGCTCCCGGAATCTCTGTAGTGAATATTGATAATGGTTTTGGTGCTGCTGTAAATGTAATTACCATTTTACAAACATTTGAAAATTGA
- the hypF gene encoding carbamoyltransferase HypF, with translation MNTSKVLVSGIVQGVGFRPTVYRIAKKLSLKGSIRNLGNIVEIILQGNKENILDFEETLYEELPPIAKIENFNFKWIETNKKYDEFTILESADDYNGNSVIPADVGICDKCLAEITDPNNRRYRYPFNACCDCGPRFTVIESVPYDRDKTSMDDFPLCDECNREYTNPLDRRYHAEAMCCSKCGPSLRLYDSNKEHIKSDDPIKETVRLLEEGNIIALKGIGGTHLVSKVTDEDVVLKLRNRLNRPAQAFAVMSHNVETARTYAEISDLEEESLKSRQRPIVVCKKSKDYYFADSVAPELHTIGIMLPYAPLHHLLFIENEKINGDPAYIMTSANIPGEPMMIKNENILNDLEGIYDYALIHNRRIINRCDDSVIKYRNNRLSFLRRSRGYTPEPYEIAPSIIRLNENIKDSKILALGPELDVTFTILNDGLGYVSQHIGNTNKFKTYEFLQDAIKHMMEITKTKDFDLIACDMHPQFFTTKLAKEYSKEYNAELIPVQHHHAHGINLLNDNDLDELVFIAADGVGYGDDKTAWGGEILYTNVKDYERLGSLSPQKMPGGDLCTEYPARMLMSILLNNDEYTPEDVLKIMKENYSNYFKYGDKEIDLVLKQLESNLNVGLSSSTGRVLDSVSTALGICGSRSYEGEASMKLEAVAYGANRDLEIPYTIERIDGRYQVNTSNILKSVIDLKNKGENIKEIASAAQRAIASSLSEIAIKAAEDKNIENIGATGGVLYNEEITLTCKNIIESNGYNFIQHTNSCCGDGSVSLGQAIVASQYLN, from the coding sequence ATGAATACAAGTAAAGTTTTAGTTTCTGGAATAGTTCAGGGAGTAGGTTTTAGACCTACAGTATATAGGATTGCTAAAAAACTATCTCTTAAGGGAAGTATTAGAAATCTTGGAAATATTGTAGAAATTATATTACAAGGAAATAAAGAAAACATACTTGATTTTGAGGAAACACTATATGAAGAGCTTCCTCCAATAGCTAAAATTGAAAATTTTAATTTTAAATGGATAGAAACAAACAAAAAATATGATGAATTTACAATCCTAGAAAGTGCCGATGATTATAACGGTAATTCAGTTATACCTGCAGATGTAGGTATCTGTGATAAATGTTTAGCAGAAATTACCGATCCCAATAATAGACGTTATAGATATCCCTTTAATGCATGTTGTGACTGTGGACCACGTTTTACAGTTATTGAATCAGTACCTTATGACAGGGATAAAACAAGTATGGATGACTTTCCACTATGTGATGAATGTAATAGGGAATATACAAACCCCTTAGATAGACGCTATCATGCTGAAGCAATGTGTTGCAGCAAATGCGGACCCTCACTTAGATTATATGACTCAAACAAAGAACATATTAAATCAGATGACCCAATTAAAGAAACTGTAAGATTGTTGGAAGAGGGAAATATAATAGCATTGAAAGGTATAGGCGGAACCCATCTTGTATCTAAGGTTACAGATGAGGATGTAGTTTTAAAATTAAGAAATAGGCTTAATAGACCAGCTCAGGCATTTGCTGTAATGAGCCATAATGTAGAGACAGCTAGAACATATGCAGAAATTAGTGATTTGGAAGAGGAAAGTCTTAAATCCAGACAAAGACCAATTGTAGTATGTAAAAAAAGCAAAGATTATTATTTTGCCGATTCTGTTGCACCTGAACTTCACACAATTGGAATAATGTTACCATATGCCCCCCTACATCATCTATTATTTATTGAAAATGAAAAGATCAACGGGGATCCGGCATATATAATGACATCTGCAAACATACCTGGAGAGCCTATGATGATTAAAAACGAGAACATTCTAAATGATCTTGAGGGCATTTATGATTATGCATTAATACATAATAGAAGGATCATTAATAGATGTGATGATTCTGTAATAAAGTACAGAAACAATAGGCTATCATTTTTACGTCGTTCACGAGGTTATACACCGGAACCTTATGAGATAGCTCCCTCAATCATAAGGTTAAACGAAAATATAAAGGACAGTAAAATTTTGGCGTTAGGTCCTGAACTTGATGTGACATTTACAATATTAAATGATGGTCTTGGATATGTTTCACAGCATATTGGAAATACTAATAAGTTTAAAACATACGAATTCCTACAAGACGCAATTAAGCATATGATGGAGATTACAAAAACCAAAGACTTTGATTTAATAGCATGTGATATGCATCCACAGTTCTTTACAACAAAACTTGCAAAGGAATATTCAAAAGAGTATAATGCAGAGCTTATACCGGTTCAGCACCATCATGCACATGGAATAAATCTATTAAATGATAATGATCTTGACGAATTAGTGTTTATTGCAGCGGATGGTGTAGGTTATGGAGATGATAAAACCGCTTGGGGCGGTGAAATCCTATATACCAATGTTAAAGATTATGAGAGATTAGGTTCCCTAAGTCCTCAGAAAATGCCTGGAGGAGATCTATGTACGGAATATCCTGCACGTATGCTAATGTCAATATTACTCAACAATGATGAATATACCCCGGAGGACGTCTTAAAGATAATGAAGGAAAACTACTCCAACTATTTCAAATATGGGGATAAGGAGATTGACCTTGTTTTAAAACAGTTGGAATCCAATTTAAATGTAGGCCTTTCATCCAGTACTGGAAGGGTTCTTGATTCTGTATCCACTGCACTTGGAATCTGTGGATCCCGTTCTTATGAAGGGGAGGCATCAATGAAACTTGAGGCAGTGGCATATGGTGCAAACAGAGATCTTGAAATTCCCTACACAATTGAAAGAATTGATGGAAGATACCAGGTAAACACCAGCAACATATTAAAATCAGTTATTGATTTAAAAAATAAGGGAGAAAATATTAAAGAAATAGCCTCTGCAGCACAAAGGGCAATAGCATCCAGTTTATCTGAAATAGCAATCAAAGCAGCAGAGGATAAAAATATTGAAAACATAGGTGCAACTGGCGGAGTACTATATAATGAAGAGATTACACTCACATGTAAAAATATTATAGAGAGTAATGGATACAATTTCATACAACATACCAATTCCTGTTGTGGGGATGGTTCAGTATCCCTTGGACAGGCAATCGTTGCAAGTCAATACTTAAATTAA
- a CDS encoding ArsR/SmtB family transcription factor, translating to MSEKENNQNIKNENSNLDVDMDDILDIMGSRTRREIINLLREEPMFVSEISNQLNIGQKAVIEHLRAMEEAGILKSSYKKIMRGRPRKYYDMPNDITVNIIISQNIFDVNVSEDRLNQKQLPSGDEWSRLLDLEKKIDQGHYEAVRELEGQIRLYKNLLERAEYILERTFKERKEKEHKEY from the coding sequence ATGAGCGAAAAAGAAAATAATCAAAATATCAAAAATGAAAATTCTAACTTAGATGTTGATATGGATGATATTTTGGATATTATGGGTTCTCGTACAAGACGAGAAATCATTAATCTATTAAGGGAAGAACCTATGTTTGTTAGTGAAATATCTAATCAATTAAACATAGGGCAAAAAGCTGTAATAGAACATTTACGTGCTATGGAAGAAGCAGGTATATTAAAATCCTCCTATAAAAAAATAATGAGAGGAAGACCTCGTAAATACTATGACATGCCTAATGATATTACTGTTAACATAATAATCAGCCAAAATATCTTCGATGTTAATGTTTCTGAGGATAGACTAAATCAAAAACAATTACCTTCTGGAGATGAATGGTCTAGATTGTTAGATTTAGAAAAAAAGATTGACCAAGGTCATTATGAAGCAGTAAGAGAATTAGAAGGTCAAATACGTTTATATAAAAACTTGCTTGAAAGAGCCGAGTATATTTTAGAACGTACTTTCAAAGAAAGAAAAGAAAAAGAGCATAAAGAATATTAA